The DNA window GGAACACCGGATTACTTTTCGCCCGAACAGGCATGCGCCAACCAGTCGCTCGATGCGCGCAGCGACATCTTTTCGCTGGGTATCATTCTCTATCAGCTGCTCACAGGCATGCTGCCGTTTCGAGCCCAAAGCCTGACCGATCAGGTGCGTATGATCTGCGAGCAGGACCCCGTCCTGCCGCGGCGCATCAACGCAAATCTCCCCGGCGAGCTCCAGAACGTGTGCTTGAAAGCAATGGAGAAAAATCCGGGCGACCGTTACCAGACGGCGCGCGAGATGGCCGACGACCTGGCGCGTTATCTCGCCCGCGAGCCGGTCCTGGCCAGCCCCACTTCGTACACCCGGATCATGGCCGGTAAGATCGAACAGCACCTGCGCGACCTGGAAGGCTGGAAGCAGGACCACATCCTCTCGCTTTACGAGTTTGACACGTTTCGCAAGCTCTACGACCGCCTGGTCGACCGCGAGGACGCCTGGATTCTGGAGGTGCGCCGCCTTTCCCTCTCCCAGGTCACGCTTTACCTGGGTGCCTGGATCCTGGTTGTAGGAGCGATGCTGGTGGTCCTGTTTCGCTACGACCATCTGTCGGACACTTCCGCCGTGCTCCTCGCCGCAGCCGCTGCCGCCCCGACCGCATGGATCGGGATTCGGTGCTGGAAACAAGGGCAGTTCCGCGTCGCCGTCGCCTATTTGCTGGCCTTCTGTTTTCTCTTGCCGGTAACCATGCTGATTGCGATGAACAGGTGGGATCTGTGGACAGGATTCTCGCACGGCAAGAAAACGCTGGAGCTCATCGCTCAGTTTTCTTTGACCCAGCGACCGACCAACGCCCAACTGTGGTGGGCCGTCTGTCTCTCACTTCCCGCCTATCTTTGGTTGCGCCGGTTCACCAGGGCATCCGTCTTCTCACTTGTTTTTGCGGTGATGGGAGCCCTGCTTCCGCTGATCACACTGCTGCGGCAGGGAGCGCTTGATTGGTTCAGAGACGATCCGAGCAAATTCTATCTGCGGCTGATCCCAGTCGCTCTCCTGTTCTTCACCCTGGCGGTCATCATCGAACGACGAAGTCACCCGGACGACTCCCGTTACTTTTATCCGATCGCAGTTCTTTTCACATTCGCGGCCCTCTCGGGCGAAGCCGCACAGGACACTCATTTAACCGACTGGTTGGGAAAAGTTGTGCCGAAAACGCGAGGGCAGATCGAGTACCTGTTCATTAGCAATGCCCTTATTTATCTTTCGCTCCAGAGCTTCAGCGAGCACTTCGGTTCGGCGCAACTGCGGTCGGTGGCCAAGGTATACCGTTTTGTGATCCCGGGCCATGTGTTGACGTCGCTGCTGTTCCTGGGGCTTAGTGCCTATGGCGTCTGGCAGGACGGCGATCCCGGTATGCGGCTGGAGGCGAGATTCTTCGAGGTTCTGCTGCCGCTGGCTGCAGGGCTTTTTGTCTTCGGCAGCATTCCCAAACAGATGAAGAACTTCTTCGCCACGGGGCTGCTGTTTCTGGCGATCGGCATCGTGCGCCTGCAGTACGACATGTTCAAGAACCATGCGCTCTGGCCGGTCGGCTTGCTGATCGCAGGACTCCTGCTCATGTACATCGCCGTCAATTACACCCAGCTCAAGCTGGCATTGACGCGCCGGCTCCGCCGCAGCCGTTGAAGAAAAGGCGCGTGAGGAGTTCTCCGATCGTCATGCAGCGCTCGCCATTCGGGCGCGATCCTGAAGGCGATCGTGGTTTGACACTTGCAGAGAGACTCTCTATGGGCACGATTCGAGTGGAATGCTACGCGGGGTACCGAGGCGATCAGCGCCCGGTCAGATTCGTGCTCGGCGCGCGGACTTACGAGGTCCGGGAGATTGAAGATCAATGGTACTCCCCCGGCGCCCTCTATTTCCGTGTGCACGCCGATGACGGCAACCTTTACGTCCTCCGCCATGACGAGACACGGGATCAGTGGACCCTGGAAGGATTCCGCGCGCCGCGATGAAACCGGCGCACCGTCTACTTGTCGGGAGTTGCCTTTACCTGGCTTCCAAAACGACGCAGGAGCAGATACAGAACCAGGGCGGCAGCCAGCGCCAGCGCAAAAACGGGATAATGGTCCCTTAACACCACGGCGGCCTGGTCCCCGAAACGGGCACCCAGAAATGCCAGCACCGAGTAACGCAGCAATCGCCCCGTGAGAACCCCGTTTGCGAATTTCGTAGGGCTCACTCGGAAGGCACCCGCAGCCAGAATGACGAGTTTGGTCGGGAAGGGAGGCGGCACGGCAACACCCGCCGCTACAGCCGCAAAGGCATTTTGATCAAGCTTCTGCTTCACCCACGCTCTTCGTTCAGCGCTGAAGCGGGCCAGCGCCATTTCCCCACCAGCGCGCGCAACCCTGTAGAGGACCAGGTAGCCGAGCGTCGAGCCAATTGCTGCAGCCAGGATAATCGGCAGGATCTGCATGGGACGCCGCCAGGCAAGCAGCAGCACGAGCGCATCGGGCCCCCCCACCAATGGCACCGCAGCCGAATCGAAGAAGGCGATGCCGAACAGGCCGGGAATTCCCCACAGGAGTAAATACTGACTTAGACGTTGCAATAAGTTCACGCGCGCTTCGAACCTCCTGGTCCAGTGTGAGCGATCTACTTTAACCTAATCGCTGCCCTACGCTGAGCATTTCTTTTGCGGCCGAGGTGATTTTCAGGCACACGGATGCGTCCCGGCACACGGGAGACTGCTGCAATTGACATCCGCGACGGAATCGGACTATGTTAGTCGCCGGGGGACGACGCTATGATCTCCCGTCGCCAGTTGTTGATTGCCGCTGCAAAATTGGGACCGCTTGCAGGTGCCGGCCTTGCATGGCCGGCCAGCTCCTGGCGATCGCTCGTGTTCGGTGCCGGCCCGGACTTTGCCCTTGGCCGCAGCGAGGATCTCGCGAGCACCGCCCCCAAGGCGCGCTATTGGATCTCGGCCGCGACCGCCGGCATCGACTGCCTGAAGTGCCACAATCCCAAAGACAACCTCTCTGACCGCCAGCATCATGCCAAGGACAAAGACCCCACCGTAAAATGTCTCCTATGCGCGCAAACCTGTGCCATCCCCGCCGGCGGCAGAGGCAAGTGCCGTGCCCGGATGAACGTGAAGGGGGAGTTGCGCAGCCTCGTCTATGGCCGGCCCATGGCGACACAGGTCGACCCGATCGAGAAGAAGCCGTTCTACCATTTCCTGCCCGGATCACAGGCGTTCTCGCTGGCCACCTCAGGATGCCCGCTGCGATGCAAGTTCTGCCAGAATTGGCAGCTTTCGCAGGCGAGCCCCGAGGATTACTCCACACCGATCATCGGTGCGGCAGACATCGTGAATACGACGGTTGCGCGCGGAATCCCGGTCATCGCTTTCACCTACAACGAGCCGACGGTGTT is part of the Terriglobia bacterium genome and encodes:
- a CDS encoding serine/threonine protein kinase, which encodes MTDPPSGPPPGSGGGASHSDPDQEQLLANAVADFLDRRARGEAIDADSYCRLHPDLAALRNEIDTLDRLEGLLEAPRPGSADGAALPEKLSGHKILSEIGSGGMGRVLLGQDEALGRTVAIKVLNTRYLNNSLVRTRFMQEARAMARLSHPNIVHIYNLGQPDEIPHFVMEYVEGASLTEAARALTLEQKVELMHKVVAAVEFLHQHQVVHRDLKPGNILVGPDLEPKVLDFGLAQQSDDSRRLTLAGEIMGTPDYFSPEQACANQSLDARSDIFSLGIILYQLLTGMLPFRAQSLTDQVRMICEQDPVLPRRINANLPGELQNVCLKAMEKNPGDRYQTAREMADDLARYLAREPVLASPTSYTRIMAGKIEQHLRDLEGWKQDHILSLYEFDTFRKLYDRLVDREDAWILEVRRLSLSQVTLYLGAWILVVGAMLVVLFRYDHLSDTSAVLLAAAAAAPTAWIGIRCWKQGQFRVAVAYLLAFCFLLPVTMLIAMNRWDLWTGFSHGKKTLELIAQFSLTQRPTNAQLWWAVCLSLPAYLWLRRFTRASVFSLVFAVMGALLPLITLLRQGALDWFRDDPSKFYLRLIPVALLFFTLAVIIERRSHPDDSRYFYPIAVLFTFAALSGEAAQDTHLTDWLGKVVPKTRGQIEYLFISNALIYLSLQSFSEHFGSAQLRSVAKVYRFVIPGHVLTSLLFLGLSAYGVWQDGDPGMRLEARFFEVLLPLAAGLFVFGSIPKQMKNFFATGLLFLAIGIVRLQYDMFKNHALWPVGLLIAGLLLMYIAVNYTQLKLALTRRLRRSR
- the amrS gene encoding AmmeMemoRadiSam system radical SAM enzyme; the encoded protein is MISRRQLLIAAAKLGPLAGAGLAWPASSWRSLVFGAGPDFALGRSEDLASTAPKARYWISAATAGIDCLKCHNPKDNLSDRQHHAKDKDPTVKCLLCAQTCAIPAGGRGKCRARMNVKGELRSLVYGRPMATQVDPIEKKPFYHFLPGSQAFSLATSGCPLRCKFCQNWQLSQASPEDYSTPIIGAADIVNTTVARGIPVIAFTYNEPTVFMEYLVDIAKAARKQKRRCVMISCGFMNPEPLVEMCQVLDAIKIDLKGFDESFYRNVCSAELSPVLRSIKQIAKSRVHIEIVNLVVPTLNDSDKMLRALVDWVVGELGPDVPVHFTAFHPDYQLLNLPPTPIRTLERAREIALGKGIHYPYVGNVPDHPGDHTYCPACGKIVIKRTGFFILEMNLKDGHCKFCGNAIAGVWS
- a CDS encoding VTT domain-containing protein; translated protein: MNLLQRLSQYLLLWGIPGLFGIAFFDSAAVPLVGGPDALVLLLAWRRPMQILPIILAAAIGSTLGYLVLYRVARAGGEMALARFSAERRAWVKQKLDQNAFAAVAAGVAVPPPFPTKLVILAAGAFRVSPTKFANGVLTGRLLRYSVLAFLGARFGDQAAVVLRDHYPVFALALAAALVLYLLLRRFGSQVKATPDK